One region of Pirellulales bacterium genomic DNA includes:
- a CDS encoding ECF-type sigma factor: MPEIADFVEFLRRIRAGDDDAARELVDRFEPLIRREVRLRIGDDRLNRAFDSVDISQSVLASFFVRASTGEYELDQPDQLARLLVTMARNRVRSRARRERRQVRDVRRLAAKPGVLNDIADPRPSPFDVVSRKEQLERVKSSLTVEELAIFELRSIGLSWSEVVERLGGSIQARRMQLSRGIERAEWQLNLVE, encoded by the coding sequence ATGCCCGAGATCGCCGATTTCGTTGAGTTTTTGCGCCGAATTCGCGCCGGCGACGACGACGCGGCCAGAGAATTGGTCGACCGCTTCGAGCCTTTGATCCGCCGCGAGGTCCGATTGCGAATTGGCGACGACCGTCTCAACCGGGCATTCGATTCCGTCGATATCAGCCAGTCGGTGCTAGCGAGCTTCTTCGTTCGCGCTTCGACGGGCGAATACGAGCTCGATCAGCCCGATCAACTTGCCCGTCTGCTCGTCACCATGGCTCGCAATCGCGTCAGGTCACGCGCCCGTCGCGAGCGGCGCCAGGTGCGCGACGTCCGCCGGCTGGCCGCCAAGCCAGGTGTGCTGAACGACATCGCCGATCCTCGTCCGTCGCCGTTTGACGTCGTCTCGCGCAAGGAGCAACTCGAACGGGTCAAGTCGTCGCTGACCGTCGAAGAGCTGGCGATCTTCGAATTACGCAGTATCGGGCTCAGTTGGAGTGAGGTGGTCGAGCGCCTGGGGGGCAGCATCCAAGCTCGCCGCATGCAATTGTCGCGCGGCATCGAGCGGGCTGAGTGGCAACTCAATCTTGTCGAATAA
- a CDS encoding serine/threonine-protein kinase, producing MSRTDQPSSARRDDHDDARTQLRSVTEAFKRALQREGTPDLAAFVNERGDASPRDLATLVCIDLDARWRRDDPCQAEEYLERFPQLAADSESAIDVIYAEYLACERAGSRPDVDEYRRRFPRFADVLCAQIQLHDAIELVDDEPIDPCGESTPNVELQVDESRDAAADQPTYEILEVIGRGGMGVVYRARQTALNRFIALKMVRAIDASNLDLLARFRSEARVVAALDHPHIVKVFDYGEHDALPYIAMELIEGGSLADRLDGTPWPPRAAAELISKLAAGVSYAHERQVVHRDLKPANVLVASDESPLEVKITDFGLAKFYADDSSSHTKTNAFFGTPSYMAPEQAKGRYNEIGVASDIYSLGAILYELLTGRPPFCGESPMETLRLLISSEPVPTQRMMPHIPRDLATICDKCLHGASARRYASARELREDIERYLAGKPILARKTGALERTWRWCRRNPSLATALGSVAALLFGIAVVSLWYSGQLRDELSKTLLANRAAQERLWDAYLTEANARSSSQQVGQRFASLDTIEKAAELLSAIGRTPDRQLQLRNAVLASVALPDLRAARTIATIADNSYAADMSVAADCYIVASTNGTLTGYGLSDAKQRWSVPCPTSIIVPVLSHDGRFAASVGNDVTQVWRVHGSQPQLAWQARGAQHLTFDRDGRFAACSDPVQGMRLVHTDDGSEVRALGKGAARSSFSFHEPTGRIAVRVGGNVQVIDLHSGQVTCEIPIGTELEQRIAWHPSGEYLATWSDQEIVIWSMRTHTKKAQFAHRGVPSQLVFNEDGSLLASQSLWDSRLLVWDPSTGERFLEVPNFAVMACDATSQRRIVFLSKSNSALLLTQLEPGACRSLAQTLDPPLGWWYNASVSPEGRIIAFSCDQGLELWDLQTVRRLLAWPVGDCWAEFDRQGRLIVSCVQGVYRLERRDEQVAKNVDGAESTVIASDASSNRRTVVNFGPPDQLAGPIVPSSLALNDGGETLLMQDGAGWIMHRPDAPGSGFRLQMIGDPRKGAVSNDDRHAVVANWERGGARVWDARSGTQVDDLAIGRHGIVKFSPDNRLLVATPDGVTVWDTRNWTKLTDLHAVGTTPTGLGIAFSPDSRVLAVGQINGVLKLVDPLTGDEWARLSWRDLRAATTIAFGPEQRLMITASIEAGFPAQVWDLVSMRRELAQRGLDLPADVLTAGSEPSSFAGELEVRIDDGNQFEKRPLSMADESPGDPAGASPVD from the coding sequence ATGAGCCGTACCGATCAACCATCGAGTGCACGCCGGGACGACCACGACGACGCGCGGACTCAACTGCGTTCCGTAACCGAAGCCTTTAAGCGCGCCTTGCAACGCGAAGGCACGCCCGATCTGGCCGCCTTCGTGAATGAGCGCGGCGACGCATCACCGCGCGACCTGGCGACGCTTGTGTGCATCGACCTCGACGCGCGTTGGCGCCGCGACGATCCTTGCCAGGCCGAAGAATACCTGGAGCGCTTCCCCCAACTCGCCGCTGATTCCGAATCGGCAATTGACGTGATTTACGCCGAGTACCTTGCGTGTGAGCGCGCCGGCAGTCGACCGGATGTCGATGAATACCGGCGGCGTTTTCCCAGGTTCGCCGACGTGCTCTGTGCCCAGATTCAATTGCACGACGCGATCGAATTGGTCGATGACGAGCCGATCGATCCATGCGGCGAGTCGACACCGAATGTTGAGCTGCAGGTTGATGAATCGAGAGACGCTGCTGCGGATCAACCTACCTACGAGATCCTGGAAGTCATCGGCCGCGGAGGCATGGGGGTTGTCTACCGAGCGCGACAGACCGCGCTCAACCGCTTCATAGCGCTCAAAATGGTACGCGCCATCGACGCCAGCAATCTCGATTTGCTAGCGCGATTCCGCTCCGAGGCGCGCGTTGTCGCCGCCCTCGACCATCCGCACATCGTGAAGGTGTTCGACTACGGCGAGCACGATGCTCTTCCGTACATCGCGATGGAGCTGATCGAAGGTGGGTCCTTGGCCGATCGCCTGGACGGCACGCCCTGGCCGCCGCGCGCCGCCGCCGAATTAATCAGCAAGCTGGCCGCGGGCGTTAGCTACGCCCACGAGCGCCAGGTCGTGCATCGCGATTTGAAACCTGCCAATGTGTTGGTTGCCTCCGACGAAAGTCCGCTGGAAGTCAAGATTACCGATTTCGGTCTGGCCAAGTTCTATGCCGACGATTCGTCGTCGCACACCAAAACTAATGCTTTCTTCGGCACCCCCAGTTACATGGCCCCCGAGCAGGCCAAGGGGCGCTACAACGAGATTGGTGTTGCCAGCGATATCTACTCGCTAGGGGCGATCTTGTACGAATTGCTCACCGGACGTCCGCCATTTTGCGGCGAGTCCCCGATGGAGACTTTGCGGTTGCTGATTTCCAGCGAGCCGGTGCCAACGCAGCGCATGATGCCGCACATACCGCGCGACCTGGCGACCATTTGTGATAAATGCCTGCACGGCGCCAGCGCGCGCCGTTATGCATCGGCGCGAGAGTTACGCGAGGATATCGAGCGTTATCTCGCCGGCAAGCCGATTCTTGCCCGTAAGACCGGTGCGCTCGAGCGCACCTGGCGCTGGTGCAGGCGCAATCCGTCGTTGGCGACGGCGCTTGGATCCGTGGCCGCGCTGCTATTTGGAATTGCGGTGGTTTCGCTGTGGTACTCCGGCCAACTCAGGGACGAGCTTTCCAAAACGCTCTTGGCCAACCGCGCGGCGCAGGAGCGCCTATGGGACGCCTATCTCACCGAGGCCAACGCGCGCAGTAGTAGCCAGCAGGTTGGCCAACGATTTGCCTCGCTGGACACGATCGAAAAGGCCGCGGAGCTGCTGTCGGCGATCGGTCGCACCCCGGACCGCCAACTGCAGCTGCGCAACGCCGTACTCGCTTCGGTGGCGCTGCCGGATCTGCGCGCCGCGCGAACCATTGCGACGATTGCCGACAATTCCTACGCTGCCGACATGTCCGTTGCCGCTGATTGCTACATCGTCGCGTCGACCAATGGCACGCTCACCGGATACGGCCTCTCGGACGCGAAGCAACGATGGTCTGTCCCCTGCCCAACTTCGATCATCGTCCCCGTGCTATCGCACGATGGTCGTTTCGCGGCGAGCGTCGGCAACGACGTTACGCAAGTGTGGCGTGTCCACGGCAGCCAGCCACAATTGGCCTGGCAGGCGCGCGGCGCGCAACATTTAACCTTCGATCGTGATGGCCGCTTCGCCGCGTGCAGCGACCCAGTACAAGGTATGCGGCTCGTCCATACCGACGACGGCAGCGAAGTGCGCGCGCTGGGCAAAGGCGCAGCGCGATCGAGCTTCTCCTTTCACGAGCCAACTGGTCGGATCGCGGTCCGTGTTGGCGGTAACGTGCAAGTCATCGATCTGCACAGCGGCCAGGTCACATGCGAAATACCGATCGGCACCGAGTTGGAGCAGCGCATTGCCTGGCATCCGAGCGGTGAGTATCTGGCGACTTGGTCGGACCAGGAAATCGTGATTTGGAGCATGCGCACGCATACCAAAAAGGCTCAGTTCGCGCATCGTGGTGTTCCCTCGCAGTTGGTTTTCAATGAAGATGGGTCGCTGCTGGCGTCGCAAAGCTTGTGGGACAGCCGGCTCCTGGTGTGGGATCCGAGCACCGGCGAGAGATTTCTGGAGGTGCCCAATTTCGCGGTCATGGCGTGCGACGCCACGAGCCAGCGCCGCATCGTTTTTCTATCGAAGAGCAACAGCGCGCTGCTACTCACGCAGCTCGAACCCGGTGCCTGCCGGTCGTTGGCTCAAACGCTCGATCCACCGCTCGGGTGGTGGTACAACGCCTCGGTCAGTCCCGAGGGACGAATCATCGCCTTCTCTTGCGATCAAGGGCTCGAGTTGTGGGACCTGCAAACCGTGCGGCGACTCTTGGCTTGGCCGGTCGGGGACTGCTGGGCCGAATTCGATCGCCAGGGCCGTTTGATAGTCTCCTGCGTACAAGGCGTCTATCGCCTGGAGCGGCGCGACGAGCAAGTTGCAAAGAATGTCGATGGCGCCGAAAGCACGGTCATCGCGTCGGACGCGTCGTCCAATCGTCGCACGGTGGTGAACTTCGGCCCGCCGGACCAATTGGCAGGTCCGATCGTGCCATCGAGTTTGGCGCTCAATGATGGTGGAGAGACGCTGCTCATGCAGGATGGCGCCGGCTGGATCATGCACCGTCCCGACGCTCCTGGCTCAGGTTTCCGTTTGCAAATGATCGGCGATCCACGCAAGGGTGCGGTCAGCAACGACGATCGTCATGCGGTCGTCGCCAATTGGGAAAGGGGGGGCGCGAGGGTTTGGGATGCGCGCTCCGGCACGCAAGTCGACGATCTGGCGATCGGCCGACACGGCATCGTAAAGTTCAGCCCCGACAATCGGCTGTTGGTCGCCACTCCGGATGGCGTGACCGTATGGGACACGCGCAATTGGACAAAGCTCACAGACCTTCACGCCGTCGGCACGACGCCAACGGGCTTGGGCATTGCCTTCTCGCCCGACAGCCGCGTGCTGGCCGTCGGGCAAATCAACGGTGTGCTGAAGCTGGTCGACCCGCTCACGGGTGACGAGTGGGCGCGTCTCTCTTGGCGCGACCTGCGCGCGGCAACGACGATTGCGTTTGGTCCAGAGCAACGACTGATGATCACCGCCTCGATCGAAGCGGGGTTTCCCGCTCAAGTCTGGGACTTGGTGTCGATGCGCCGCGAGCTCGCCCAGCGCGGATTGGACCTTCCCGCCGATGTACTAACGGCCGGATCCGAGCCGTCGAGCTTTGCCGGCGAACTAGAAGTGCGCATCGACGACGGCAATCAATTCGAAAAGCGACCCTTGTCAATGGCCGATGAGTCGCCGGGTGACCCCGCGGGTGCTTCGCCCGTCGACTGA
- a CDS encoding CHRD domain-containing protein yields the protein MFKAFAIFLLAASTFADANSSAKSAMLYFDTTGMFGSQVVPPDASPGIGNAFMALDDVTGALSVNVGDFELLEGIATSATLNDAPPGSNGPLITTFTITTPGLPAGNFTGGAVLNAGQISDLKAGDMYVVVSSSVFPSGEIRGQLTQVPEPNGLALAALGGVVLLVVRRRVRCASRRKFAA from the coding sequence ATGTTCAAAGCATTCGCCATTTTTCTGCTGGCTGCATCAACGTTCGCCGATGCGAACTCCAGCGCGAAGTCCGCAATGCTGTACTTTGACACCACCGGTATGTTTGGCAGTCAAGTTGTTCCACCCGACGCTTCACCAGGGATCGGTAATGCCTTTATGGCATTAGATGACGTAACGGGAGCCCTTTCAGTTAATGTTGGGGACTTTGAACTTCTTGAAGGCATTGCCACTTCCGCGACTCTGAATGACGCGCCGCCCGGAAGCAACGGCCCCTTAATCACCACGTTCACCATCACGACTCCAGGACTGCCCGCCGGAAATTTTACAGGGGGCGCGGTCCTAAATGCCGGTCAAATTAGCGACCTCAAGGCGGGCGACATGTACGTTGTCGTTAGTTCCTCCGTCTTTCCGTCGGGCGAGATCCGCGGCCAACTTACTCAGGTTCCAGAGCCAAATGGACTTGCGCTCGCCGCGCTCGGAGGAGTCGTGCTGCTGGTTGTTCGTCGACGCGTGCGATGTGCCAGCCGTAGGAAGTTTGCGGCGTA